A single Amphiprion ocellaris isolate individual 3 ecotype Okinawa chromosome 15, ASM2253959v1, whole genome shotgun sequence DNA region contains:
- the LOC111585005 gene encoding riboflavin transporter 2-like, which yields MSLLTHLLSCLFGLGSWVSINGLWVELPLIVPQIPEGWFLPSYLSVLIQMANVGPLFVTLMHRFKPGVLNEAAVVYVIIALGTVASFLLGFLWKETLVVAGAPRSVALLVLTFFLATVDCTSSVTFLPFMMRLQPQYLTSYFIGEGVSGLLPAMVALIQGVGVVRCVNATQSTNQTSNATSELQAQYQPANFSAEEFFFFLSAMMLVCLAAFILLNYHPSVARENPNSRYTNGVKQKAQRGRKWAEQKPMMEPYGQKKPKSSFGSGSYSWLQVSYIFVVLGWANALTNVVLPSVQSYSCLPYGNNAYHLSASLAAVANPLACFIAMFLPIRSLVLMGVLTVCGSAVGAFIMSMAVLSPCPLLVHDSAGAVIIVLSWVLFVLTLSYVKVMIGLILRDEGHSALVCCGAVVQLGSLLGAATMFPLVSVFGFFSSGDPCNTRCP from the exons ATGTCTCTGCTCACCCACCTGCTGTCCTGCCTCTTCGGTTTGGGCTCCTGGGTCTCCATCAACGGTCTGTGGGTGGAGCTTCCCCTCATCGTCCCTCAGATCCCCGAAGGCTGGTTCCTGCCCTCCTACCTGTCGGTTCTGATCCAGATGGCCAACGTCGGGCCGCTCTTCGTCACCCTGATGCATCGCTTTAAGCCCGGCGTCCTGAACGAGGCGGCCGTCGTCTACGTCATCATCGCCCTGGGCACCGTGGCCAGTTTCCTGCTGGGCTTCCTGTGGAAGGAGACGCTGGTGGTGGCCGGAGCTCCTCGCAGCGTCGCCCTGCTGGTCCTGACCTTCTTCCTGGCCACCGTCGACTGCACCTCCTCCGTCACCTTCCTGCCCTTCATGATGCGCCTCCAGCCTCAGTACCTCACCTCCTACTTCATCGGTGAGGGCGTCAGCGGCCTGCTGCCCGCCATGGTGGCTCTGATCCAGGGCGTCGGCGTGGTCCGCTGCGTCAACGCCACCCAGTCCACCAACCAGACCTCCAACGCCACCTCCGAGCTCCAGGCCCAGTACCAGCCGGCCAACTTCTCGGCTGAAgagttcttcttcttcctcagcgCCATGATGCTGGTGTGTCTGGCGGCCTTCATCCTGCTCAACTACCACCCGTCGGTCGCCAGGGAGAACCCCAACAGCCGCTACACCAACGGGGTGAAGCAGAAGGCCCAGAGGGGCAGGAAGTGGGCCGAGCAGAAGCCCATGATGGAGCCGTACGGCCAGAAGAAGCCCAAAAGCAGCTTCGGCAGCGGTTCTTACAGCTGGCTGCAGGTGTCGTACATCTTCGTGGTTCTGGGTTGGGCCAACGCTCTGACCAACGTGGTGCTGCCGTCCGTCCAGTCCTACTCCTGCCTACCGTATGGGAACAACGCCTACCATCTGTCAGCCTCTCTGGCCGCCGTGGCCAACCCTCTGGCCTGCTTCATCGCCATGTTCCTCCCCATCAG gtCTCTGGTGCTGATGGGAGTTCTGACTGTTTGTGGTTCTGCTGTTGGGGCTTTTATAATGAGCATGGCGGTGCTGAGTCCGTGTCCTCTGCTGGTCCACGACTCTGCAGGAGCCGTGATCATC GTGTTGTCCTGGGTCCTGTTCGTTCTCACGCTGTCCTACGTGAAGGTGATGATCGGTCTGATCCTCAGGGATGAAGGCCACAGCGCCCTCGTCTGCTGTGGAGCTGTAGTGCAGCTCGGCTCGCTGCTGGGCGCCGCCACCATGTTTCCTCTGGTCAGCGTCTTCGGGTTCTTCTCCTCGGGGGATCCCTGCAACACCCGGTGTCCCTGA
- the LOC111585008 gene encoding uncharacterized protein LOC111585008 — MEERQGFSLCGKEVVTEANLRDEYYWKLVADFIGPQSAEGLELEQGPCRNRLLIQVGLMREDNNFPWVAIVDWLKKIFPGHRSADFRRLIERGIATTLSLGSYARLSFLESDVNFNFVGPICDSIGVERQHLLEMRDFSERAQSIEVTNGLILELYNFVAREKIAPVVLVTWLRNFNREFCKNGDIQKAFKVLRTKIKSLKMCYRNHETRSYRRNAAMENLLQSPFELVREKPPKYIIKKRIKRDDGNHEKYTIKEEPESWEITEAPEMNKEVVRKKPKKEKVAADNRNHRHVDASNSGQPQTLLDIAMLSVQKLSRVYGGKTAACKQISLDLLRNQYALTCREHPALAEFEKKLNTLSDSISLASPVVFLNHNAHFLVDVHDAIEQHLMNFEKEIVLSAGEKLGRDKLPKFKNFVNLPESATSRYIHTAFDILSPRTPNKQSYRKHWVAFCAEKKNPSKLGANQSNQFNDYFEAAASLIHHHKEISLFLSDLLSLNNDECQNIILESVAADANDSVIQSLVCALAIVYCKVLGPYWQLLTSGREYSQFGQNILSLYQKFLDWSKDPSTLLEPEETTDVFLQFPLQEKAFDGVFTYCGHWHTNRDLIRACLKRLIKVIATVTEEHLSDFLPGGKFSQVPSADLSSQLVSCMFSVLMAEYPFSSSNPDGKKRPEKATKQSLSSDTSQEDQSGSSDDDFDESSVVPNKKSSGHKEEPSPPTRKVHSSRKLQEEHEDIMDPEYIAAMVRKNGGPCKTKQDVDKMMLRFDGKSRAERREAARCEMVYQRTVLNNTNPHLNGAFLNATQMVMKLKLALPRVKPGYSLVWAPRRTKLKPVIKDAAAGQNENRTLEAEQLHIQEQENPNA; from the coding sequence gAGATGAGTACTACTGGAAGCTGGTTGCAGACTTCATTGGTCCTCAGTCAGCAGAAGGATTGGAGCTCGAACAGGGACCGTGTAGGAACCGACTTCTGATTCAAGTCGGACTCATGAGGGAGGACAATAACTTCCCCTGGGTCGCCATCGTAGACTGGCTCAAGAAAATCTTCCCAGGACATCGCTCTGCTGACTTCCGTCGTCTGATTGAAAGAGGCATCGCTACAACGCTGAGTCTGGGAAGCTACGCCAGGCTGAGCTTCCTGGAATCGGACGTCAACTTTAACTTTGTTGGCCCGATTTGCGACAGCATCGGAGTAGAGCGGCAGCACCTTCTGGAGATGAGGGACTTTTCAGAACGGGCTCAGTCCATTGAAGTCACAAACGGCTTGATTCTGGAATTGTACAACTTTGTCGCCAGGGAGAAGATCGCCCCGGTCGTTCTCGTCACTTGGCTCAGAAACTTCAACCGTGAGTTTTGTAAGAACGGCGACATTCAGAAGGCCTTTAAAGTCCTCAGAACCAAGATTAAAAGCTTAAAGATGTGTTATCGCAATCATGAAACGAGAAGTTACAGGAGGAACGCCGCGATGGAAAACCTGCTGCAGAGTCCGTTTGAGCTGGTCAGagaaaaaccaccaaaatacATCATAAAGAAACGCATCAAGAGGGACGATGGTAATCATGAAAAATATACAATCAAGGAGGAACCTGAGAGCTGGGAAATAACTGAGGCACCTGAGATGAACAAAGAAGTCGTGAGAAAGaaaccaaagaaagaaaaagtcgCTGCAGACAATAGAAATCATCGGCATGTGGACGCATCCAACAGCGGACAACCTCAGACTCTGCTCGACATCGCGATGCTGTCGGTACAAAAGCTGTCGAGAGTCTACGGCGGGAAAACTGCAGCGTGCAAACAAATTTCTCTGGATCTGCTCAGAAATCAGTACGCTTTGACCTGCAGGGAGCATCCGGCGCTGGCAGAGTTTGAGAAGAAACTCAACACTCTGAGCGACAGCATTTCCCTCGCCTCTCCCGTCGTGTTTTTAAACCACAACGCCCACTTCCTCGTCGATGTGCACGATGCGATCGAGCAGCATCTCATGAACTTCGAAAAGGAGATTGTTCTCTCAGCAGGGGAGAAACTGGGCCGAGATAAGCTTCCAAAATTCAAGAACTTTGTGAATTTGCCAGAAAGTGCCACCTCGCGCTACATCCACACAGCCTTCGACATCCTCAGCCCTCGCACTCCCAACAAACAGAGCTACAGGAAACACTGGGTGGCTTTCTGCGCCGAGAAGAAAAACCCGTCCAAACTCGGAGCGAATCAGTCGAATCAGTTCAACGACTACTTTGAAGCTGCAGCCAGTCTCATtcaccaccacaaagagatctctctcttcctgtccgaTCTGCTGTCGCTGAACAACGACGAATGTCAGAACATCATTCTGGAGAGCGTCGCGGCGGACGCGAATGATTCTGTGATTCAGAGTCTGGTGTGTGCACTGGCCATAGTTTACTGTAAAGTCCTCGGACCGTACTGGCAGCTGCTGACGAGCGGAAGAGAATACTCACAGTTTGGTCAGAACATCCTTAGCCTCTACCAGAAGTTCCTGGATTGGTCCAAAGATCCGTCAACTCTGCTGGAACCAGAAGAGACCACGGATGTTTTCCTGCAGTTCCCGCTGCAGGAGAAAGCGTTTGACGGAGTGTTTACTTACTGCGGCCACTGGCACACAAACAGAGATCTGATCAGAGCCTGTTTGAAGAGGCTGATTAAGGTGATCGCTACTGTTACTGAGGAACACCTGAGTGATTTTCTGCCAGGAGGGAAATTTTCTCAAGTCCCCTCGGCGGATTTGAGCTCCCAGTTGGTGAGCTGCATGTTCTCCGTCTTGATGGCAGAATATCCCTTCAGCAGCTCGAATCCAGACGGCAAGAAACGCCCTGAAAAGGCGACAAAACAAAGCTTGTCATCAGATACTTCACAGGAAGATCAATCTGGTTCATCCGACGACGACTTTGATGAATCCTCCGTCGTGCCAAATAAAAAGAGCTCAGGCCACAAAGAAGAGCCTAGTCCACCGACGAGGAAAGTTCACAGCAGTAGAAAGCTCCAAGAGGAGCACGAGGACATCATGGATCCAGAGTACATCGCGGCAATGGTGAGGAAAAATGGTGGTCCATGCAAAACGAAGCAGGACGTCGATAAAATGATGCTGCGCTTTGATGGAAAGTCTCGAGCCGAGAGGCGAGAAGCAGCTCGTTGTGAGATGGTTTACCAGAGAACGGTTCTGAACAACACAAACCCACATCTCAACGGAGCGTTCCTCAACGCCACACAGATGGTGATGAAGCTGAAACTCGCTCTTCCTCGTGTTAAACCCGGATACTCTCTGGTGTGGGCGCCTAGAAGGACAAAACTAAAACCTGTGATCAAAGACGCTGCAGCAGGtcagaatgaaaacagaacCTTAGAGGCTGAACAGCTTCATATTCAGGAGCAGGAAAACCCCAACGCATGA
- the LOC111585004 gene encoding solute carrier family 52, riboflavin transporter, member 2 produces the protein MSSSWWSSAAVTHGLMALFAMGSWVSVNSLWVELPVVVNVLPEGWNLPAYLSVLIAFGNLGPIAVTVTHHCAPGRLNERLVIHCIQLLAVVASAFLAIFWSHTVVIAGEQRSLPFLLFTFVLSLVCCTSNVTFLPFMFRYPPQYIRTFFIGQGLSALFPCIVALGQGVNKLECKMVNDTVQPEYLKENFPAENFFWFLFVMLTVSALSFLALTRRQTQPPSAEPPQESDGTAVKDGEETERLHNGGTPASEDQVQLEEQQPPGQTFWTPRNIYLLALLAVSNALSNGVLPSIQSFSCLPYGNMTFHLSVVLGNIANPLACFLAMFVVLRSSSGLGFLSVAGLVFASYLMALAARSPCPPLLGSPAGVALAVISWIVFIGLFSYLKVVIGTLLHEAGHAALLWCGISIQAGSLVGALTMFPLVNIYHVFSRARECVDDCTKQR, from the exons ATGTCGTCCAGTTGGTGGAGCAGCGCCGCGGTGACTCACGGCCTCATGGCGCTGTTCGCGATGGGCTCCTGGGTGTCCGTCAACAGTCTGTGGGTCGAGCTGCCGGTGGTCGTCAACGTGCTGCCCGAAG GTTGGAACCTTCCCGCCTACCTGTCGGTGCTCATAGCGTTTGGGAACCTCGGTCCGATCGCAGTAACCGTCACCCACCACTGTGCTCCCGGGCGGCTGAACGAACGCCTGGTCATCCACTGCATCCAGCTGCTGGCCGTGGTGGCGTCGGCCTTCCTCGCCATCTTCTGGTCGCACACCGTCGTCATCGCAGGAGAGCAACGGTCGCTTCCCTTCCTGCTCTTCACCTTCGTCTTGTCTCTGGTCTGCTGCACCTCCAACGTCACCTTCCTGCCCTTCATGTTCCGCTACCCGCCTCAGTACATCCGGACCTTCTTCATCGGCCAGGGCCTCAGCGCCCTGTTCCCCTGCATCGTGGCGCTGGGACAGGGAGTCAACAAGCTGGAGTGTAAAATGGTGAACGACACCGTGCAGCCGGAGTACCTGAAGGAGAATTTTCCTGCAGAGAACTTCTTCTGGTTCCTGTTTGTGATGCTGACGGTGTCGGCGTTGAGCTTTCTGGCTTTGACCCGAAGACAGACGCAGCCTCCGAGCGCCGAGCCGCCGCAGGAGTCGGACGGCACGGCGGTGAAGGACGGAGAGGAAACCGAACGGCTTCACAACGGAGGGACGCCGGCGTCGGAGGATCAGGTCcagctggaggagcagcagccGCCGGGTCAGACCTTCTGGACGCCACGAAACATCTACCTGCTGGCGCTGCTCGCCGTCTCCAACGCCCTCAGCAACGGCGTCCTGCCGTCCATCCAGAGCTTCTCCTGCCTGCCCTACGGGAACATGACCTTCCACCTCTCCGTGGTGCTCGGAAACATCGCAAACCCCCTGGCCTGTTTCCTCGCCATGTTTGTAGTCCTCAG ATCCTCCTCGGGTTTGGGCTTCTTGTCCGTGGCCGGACTTGTTTTTGCTTCGTATCTGATGGCGTTAGCTGCTCGCAGCCCCTGTCCTCCGCTGCTGGGAAGTCCTGCTGGGGTGGCGTTAGCG GTCATCTCCTGGATCGTCTTCATCGGCCTCTTCTCCTATCTGAAGGTGGTGATCGGGACTCTGCTCCACGAGGCCGGTCACGCTGCCCTGCTGTGGTGCGGCATCTCCATCCAGGCCGGCTCCCTGGTCGGAGCTCTCACCATGTTCCCCCTGGTCAACATCTACCACGTGTTCTCCAGAGCCCGGGAGTGTGTCGACGACTGCACCAAGCAGCGCTGA